The Bifidobacterium asteroides genomic interval TTAGTCTCCCTGTGCTTGAGCAGGGCGCCCAGGAAGTCGTTGGCCCGCTCGTTGTTGACCGACTTGATGTACAGGTCCTGCAGGACTGAGACGTTGGTCGAATAGGAGCCGGTCTTGGTCCTGTGGGTGGGCACCAGGCCCATGTCGTCGAAGAGCACCTTGCTCAGCTGCTTGGGGCTCTGCAGGTTGACACGGCTGCCGGCCCTATCCCAGGCGATTTCCTGGGCCTGGCGGGCCTCGGCGGCGAACCGGTCGTGCATCTCCTTCAGGCGGGCATCATCCACCTTGGCGCCCTCGGTCTCCATCTGCGCCAGGACTGCGGAGGTGGGCAGCTCTATGGTGCGCAGCAGGCCGTACTGGTGGCGCTCGTCCATCAGCTCCTGCAGCCGCTCGGAGACCATCATGACGTACTGGGCCTGACGCAGAATCCGGGTCCCCCGCCTGCGTTCGTCCTCTTCCTCTCGCCCGTCCAGTGCCAGGGCCCCCTGGGTAGCCTCGGGCTCCTCCTCTACTGGGATGGCCAGGAAATGGGCGACGGCCTGTTCCAGGTTGTCGGCATGAAAATCAGGCTCAGCCAGATAGCCTGCCAGCTTAGTGTCGAACAGGGGTAGGGGCATGTGCAGCCCCTGGCTCTCCAGGAGGTGCAGGTGCTCCTTGTAGCCATGGACCACGCAGGTGCCGATCCGCTGGTCGATCAGCTCCTGGATGGCCCCACGCATGTCTTCGTCTATGTCTTCTGCCATCAGGACCAGGCCGTGCCCGTCCATGGAGAGAATGGCCAGCTCCTCCAGGCCATAGTCGCCGTGCTTGGCCCAGCCGATGGCGTGGAGAACCCAGTGCTCCTTCATGGCCTCGCTGCAGCGCATGGCATTCTGGTCGGAGTCGCCGATGTCCTTGATTTTGTCCAAGGAATCGGCCATGGCCTTGACATGGTCCGCCGAACGCCGGCAGAGAGCCTTGTCCGGCAGATGCTTCTGGCACCAGTCCCGCAGCTGGTCGGCGGACTCCGCCTTATCGCGCTCGGGCTGGACGAACTCCTCCTGCTTGTTGCTGACATCAACCAGTGCCGAGGCTGGAGAATAATCGTAATCGGCTACCGTGTTGAATCCGCGCAGGATCTTCTTGCGAGTCTGCGGGCCGAACTGCAGCTGCTCGAAGATGGGCAGCACCTGATCCGTATGGATGGTGCCGAAACGCAGATCCTCCACCTTCACGCCCAGATCCAGATCCCGCACCAGGGCATTGACCTTCCGGTTGAGCCGCACCTGGTCGGCGTTCTCCGCCAGGGCCTGGCCCTTCTTGCCGCCGATCTCGTCGGCGTGCTCCAGAATGGAATCCAGCGATCCGTACTTGTTGATCCACTTGGCGGCATAGCCGTCGCCCACGCCCGGCACTCCGGGGATGTTGTCGGCCCCTTCGCCGCGCATGGCGGCCAGGTCCGGATACTGCTGCGGGGTCACCTTGTAGCGGTCCATAATGGCCTGGGGGGTCATGTGCTTGAGGTTCTTGAAGTGGTGGCCGGGGTAGAGCACGGTGATGTCGTCGTCCACCAGCTGGAAGGCATCCCGGTCCCCTGACAGGACCAGGGTCTTGAATCCGGCCTGCTCCCCCATGGTGGCCAGCGTGCCGATGATGTCGTCGCCCTCGTAACCGGGCTTTTCGATATAGGTGATGCCCAGGCCCTTGAGCAGGTCCTGGATCAGGGGCAGCTGGGTCAGCAGCTCCTTGGGGGCGGCTTCACGGGTGCCCTTGTACTGGGGCAGCATGGCATTGCGGAAGGTGCCGCCCTTGACGTCAAAGGCCACGCCCATATGGGTGGGCTTCTCCTTGGCCATGACATCCGCCAGCATGGTGGCAAATCCCCACACCGCGTTGGTGGGCTGCCCGGTCGAGGTGGTGAAACTCTCGACGGGAAGGGCATAGAAGGCCCGGAAGGCCAGCGAATGTCCGTCGACGACCAGCAGGGTGCGGCCGTCCTTGTCCTGCTTCTTCGTCTGGTCTTCCATGGGAGGGCTAACGGTCGTTCTGGTTGGCCACGTTGTTGATGACCACGTCGGCCACCTCCTGCATGGTCAGCCTGCGGTCCATGGAGGTCTTCTGGATCCAGCGGAAGGCCTCGGACTCGGTCATGCCCATGCTCTCCATGAGCAGACCCTTGGCCCTGTCCACCCGCTTGCGGGCCTCGAAACGGGCCTTCATGTCGGTGACCTCGTCCTTCAGGGCGTTGATCTGGTCAAAGCGCGAGATAGCCACCTCAAGGGCCGGCAGCAGCTTTTCAGGAGCGAAAGGCTTGACCACGTAGGCCATGGCTCCTGCATCAGCCGCCTTCTCAACCAGGCTTTGCTGGGAGAACGCCGTCAGCATAACCACCGGAGCCAGGTTCTCCTTGCCGATCTCAGTGGCGGCGGTAATGCCGTCAGTGCCGGGCATCTTCACATCCATGACCACCACGTCGGGCCTCAGCTCGCGAGTCAGATCAATGGCCTCCTGGCCGCTGGCCGCCTGGCCGACCACGTCATAGCCGGCATCCTCGAGAGCTTCGACGGTATCGAGCCTGATCAAAGCCTCGTCCTCCGCCACAACCACGGTCCGCCCTTCGGGGGAATCGCTGCGGTTCTTACTCTCTGAAGCCACTTTCAACCTCATTTCCTGAAAGTCCAACCGATCTTCACCTAAAACCGATGAGGGACGGATGGGGTTCGCTTTATCGTGCCCCCGGTGAGACTCGAACTCACACTGCACGGATTTTGAGGCCGTTTCCTCTACCAGTTGGGATACGGGGGCTTTTCGTTACCACAGAGAATCTACCATACTTTGGCGACGACGCAAGGTTATTCGTGTTGAATCTGCCTTAGAATGAAGACAGTTATGTATACAGGCACATCAGCAGTCGAAGGAGAGCATGATGACCACTCAGATCTATCGACGGTTCGATCCTTGGCGCACCTCCCCCGTCCAGGAGAAGGCCCGCAAGCAGATTATGGACAGCCACTACTTCAGCGTCGACAGGGTCACCTTTGAATCCAGCGACAATCAGACCTTCGATCGCAGCATCGTCAGCGAGAAGCATGGAGACACCATCGCCGTCCTGGCCATCACCGACGACGGGAGGATACCGCTGGTCGAGCAGTACCGTCTGCCCACCCACCGCTGGACCCTTGAGCTGCCGGCCGGGCATCCGCTCAACGACAAGGAAGCCCCCATCGATGTGGCCACCAGGCGGTTGCGCGAGGAGGCCGGATACAAGGCTGCCTCCTTTAACCAGTTCGCGAGGTTCATCAACACCCCCAGCTTCTCCACCCAGCACACCACGCTCTTCTACGCGGAGGGCCTTACCCCGGTCCAGCCGGCCAGCCTGGCACCAGAGACCCCGCACCAGAACGTGCGGCTCTTCACCGTGGATGAGGCCTACGACATGGTGATTGCAGGGACCATACTGGACGCCAAAACCACCATTGCCATCCTGCGGGCCAAAATCGGACTTTCCGACCTGCACTGAGACAGACACCCTCACACAAAGAACCGGTGGCCTCTCCCCCTGCATTTACCAACGGGGAAAGACCACCGGTTCACTGCTTCATCAGCATCTTGGGAATCTCAGGGTCCGCCTGACTGACTCAATCGACAGTCAGGCGGCAAATCCGAGAATCACTCGTTGGAGCCCACGGTGTGGACGTAGATGCAGTCGGTGTTGCCCGGCTCATGCTCGCCCTGGGCGCAGCTGAGCACCACCAGGCAGTCGCCGTCGGAGACCTTGCCCTGCTTCTTCAAGGTGGAGTCCACGAAGTTCATCAGGTCTGCGCGATTGAAGTCGTGGTAGTCCTGCCCGCAGAGGAACGCCTCGGTGCCCCAGCTCAAGGCCAGCCAATGATAGGTGTGCTCATTGGTGGTCAGTGCATAGATTGGGGCAGCCGGACGCTCGCGAGAGATCCGGTGCACGGTGTTGCCCGTCTGAGTGAAGGCCACGATGGCCTTGGCGTTGATCTTGTCGGCCAGATCCACGGCGGCGGAGGAGACGGCGCCAGAGTTGGACATATCCAGGTTGTGCATGGCCGGGATACGGTCGAAGCCGTGCGTGGTGGCGTAGTCGGAGATCCGGGCCATGGTGGAGACCGTGGTGTCGGGGTATTCGCCCACGGCGGTCTCATTGGAGGTCATGGTGGCATCGGCGCCGTCAAGAACGGCGTTGGCGCAGTCTGAGGCCTCAGCGCGGCTGGGGATGGGCGAATGCACCATGGAGCCCAGGACCTCGGTGGCGACGATGACCGGCTTGGCGTACTGACGGGCCAGCTCGATGCAGCGCTTGGTCACCAGTGGGACCTGCTCGAAGGGCATCTCCACAGCCATATCGCCGCGGGCCACCATGATGCCGTCGAAGGCCTTGACGATCTCCTCCAGGTTCTCAACAGCCTGGGGCTTCTCGATCTTGGCCACGATGGGGATGCGGCGACCCTCCTCGTCCATGATCTCGTGGGCGCGGTCGATGTCGGTGGCGAAGCGGACGAAGGACATGGCGATGATGTCGGAGCCGGTGCGGATGCCCCAGCGCAGATCCTCCTCGTCCTTTGGGGTCAGCGCCGGCAGGCTCACGGCCACACCAGGCAGGTTGATGCCTTTGTGGGAGGAGACAGGACCGGCCACGACCACCTTGGTGTGGACCTGGTTGCCCTCGACCTTGGTGACCTCCAGGCGGACCTTGCCGTCGTCGATCAGGATGGGATCGCCGGGGTGGCAGTCCCCGGGCAGACCCTTGAAAGTGGTGGAGGTCATGTGCTCGTCACCCTCGACATCGTCGGTGGTGATGATGAACTCCTGGCCCTCCTTGAGGACGACCTTGTCTTCGCCCTGCTCGTTCTTCTTGAACCAGCCACAGCGAATCTTGGGACCTTGCAGATCGACCAGGGCCGCCACATTTCGTCCAGTCTCCTTGCTGGCCTGACGGACGTTGTTGTAAACCTTGAGGTGATCTTCAGGGGTGCCGTGCGACCGGTTGAGCCTGGCCACATCCATGCCGGCCTTGACCAGCTTGGTAATGTTTTCCAGAGACTCCGAAGCCGGCCCGATGGTGTCGACGATCTTGGCTTTGCGCATATGCTACCTGCCTGTTCTTTTTCCTGTTTACCGTTCTATTGTACAGACTCGGCCTGATGGGAACCACTATTTCCCGTTAGCGCTAACAACCCTTGTGATTCAAAGGATTGTTTATTGGTTTTTCCCCTGCGAGGCGGTTTCAAGGGACTGACGACGGCTCTTGAGCACCGAAGCCAGAGCGGCGATGCCTACGGCCAGGACGATGACCAGCAGGGATGCCCAGGTCGGTATATCCGGCACGGCTGTCAGGGGCCGTCCGCCGTTGATGAAGGGCAACGTGTTGCCGTGCAGAGCCTCCAGGATCAGCTTGACGCCGATGAAGGCCAGGACCACAGCCAGCCCCAGGGGCAGATACTCCAGCTTGTCCAACAGGGATCCCAGCAGGAAGTAGAGCTGCTGCAGGCCCAGCAGGGCGAAGACATTGGAGGTGAAGACGATGAAGGGATCCTTGGTCAGTCCGAAGATGGCCGGAATGGAGTCAAAGGCGAACATGACATCGGTGGTGCCGATGGCCAGGAAGACCACCAGCATGGGCGTGAAGTAGCGCTTGCCCTCGAAGGTGGTCCGCAGACGCTCACCGTCGTAATGGCTGGTGATGGGGATGACCCGTCGCAGGGCCTTGATCAGCCCGTTCTCGTGGTACTCCTCCTGCTTGCCCCGGCTGGAGACCATGTTCCAGGCGGTATAGAGCAGGAAGAAGCCGAAGATGAAGAAGACCCAGGTGAAACGGGTGATCAGCGCCGTCCCGGCCAGGATGAAGACGCCGCGCAGCAGCAGGGCGATGGTGATGCCGACGCTGAGCACATAGCGCTGAAGCTGCAGGGGCACGGCGAAATTGCTCATGATGATGACGAAGACGAAGAGGTTGTCGATGCTGAGCGAGTATTCGGTCAGCCAGCCCGAATAGAACTCGATGGCCGGCTTGGATCCGGCCACCTTCCAGATCAAAGCACCAAAAATCAGAGCCATGACCACGAAGAAGCCGATGTGCCTGACGCACTCGCCGGTCGAAGGCACGTGCGGCCGGCGCCCAATCACCAGAAGATCGACCACGAAGAAGACGGCCAGCACAACCAGGCTCACAACCATGAACGGCAGAGGTGTCTCGGACATATCACCAGACTCTAGCGGCAAGATATGACGTGTTCGTCTCCCCCGTCTGCCCGTAGGACATCCTCACAGGCAGCGGTCTGCAGGTCGGGCCTGTGATGCTCTTGCCTCCACATCACAGGCCGAACTTGCTTTTTGGCCTACTTACTTTTTGGCCTCGGTCATCTGCCGCAGCTCCTTCTTCAGATCCTTGATTTCGTCGCGCAGACGAGCCGCAAGCTCAAACTGCAGCTGTTGCGCAGCTGTGTGCATCTGGTCGCTCAGCTGACGGATCAGGTCGGCAAGGTCCTGCGCCGGCAGACCGGCCTGGAGTATCTCCTGATGCCGCTTGTCGGCCTCCTCCTTGTCGTAGAGGGGCACGCCCAAGTGGGAATTGCCGGCCTTGTTGGCGTTGCGGTAGCCGCCTGCCAGCAGGGTCTGGGTGTCCACATCCTCCTTGGCCAGCATGTCGTTGACGTCGCTGATCTTCTTGATCAGCGGCTTGGGATCCACGCCGTGCTCCTTGTTGTAGGCGATCTGCTTGGCCCGGCGACGGTTGGTCTCGCTGATGGCCTTGTCCATGGAGTCGGTGACCTCGTCCGCGTACATGATGACCTTGCCGGACACGTTCCTGGCCGCACGGCCGATGGTCTGGATCAGGGACCGGTAGGAGCGCAGGAAGCCCTCCTTGTCCGCATCCAGGATGGCCACCAGGGAGACCTCGGGCAGATCCAGCCCCTCACGCAGGAGGTTGATGCCCACAATGACGTCGATCTTGCCCTCGCGCAGCTCCCGCAGGAGCTCCACCCGCCGCAGGGTGTCCA includes:
- the polA gene encoding DNA polymerase I → MEDQTKKQDKDGRTLLVVDGHSLAFRAFYALPVESFTTSTGQPTNAVWGFATMLADVMAKEKPTHMGVAFDVKGGTFRNAMLPQYKGTREAAPKELLTQLPLIQDLLKGLGITYIEKPGYEGDDIIGTLATMGEQAGFKTLVLSGDRDAFQLVDDDITVLYPGHHFKNLKHMTPQAIMDRYKVTPQQYPDLAAMRGEGADNIPGVPGVGDGYAAKWINKYGSLDSILEHADEIGGKKGQALAENADQVRLNRKVNALVRDLDLGVKVEDLRFGTIHTDQVLPIFEQLQFGPQTRKKILRGFNTVADYDYSPASALVDVSNKQEEFVQPERDKAESADQLRDWCQKHLPDKALCRRSADHVKAMADSLDKIKDIGDSDQNAMRCSEAMKEHWVLHAIGWAKHGDYGLEELAILSMDGHGLVLMAEDIDEDMRGAIQELIDQRIGTCVVHGYKEHLHLLESQGLHMPLPLFDTKLAGYLAEPDFHADNLEQAVAHFLAIPVEEEPEATQGALALDGREEEDERRRGTRILRQAQYVMMVSERLQELMDERHQYGLLRTIELPTSAVLAQMETEGAKVDDARLKEMHDRFAAEARQAQEIAWDRAGSRVNLQSPKQLSKVLFDDMGLVPTHRTKTGSYSTNVSVLQDLYIKSVNNERANDFLGALLKHRETNKLKQIVQTLREAVNLRDGRLHTTYEQTVAATGRLSSVDPNLQNIPNRDARGREIRSAFVPGSGYEALLSSDYSQVELRIMAHLSGDQALIDAFKSGADFHRYVASLVYDIPMEEVTGDQRSHVKAMSYGLAYGLSTYGLAQQLKISPAAADVLRAKYFATFGKVHEYLESLVADAREKGYTETMFGRRRYFPGLRSKRRPTREAAERAALNAPIQGSAADIMKIAMIKASRALSDQGLKSRISLQIHDELLVEIAPGETDKATKLVKDSMEHAVELAVPLDVSTGIGQDWELAAH
- a CDS encoding ANTAR domain-containing response regulator — encoded protein: MRLKVASESKNRSDSPEGRTVVVAEDEALIRLDTVEALEDAGYDVVGQAASGQEAIDLTRELRPDVVVMDVKMPGTDGITAATEIGKENLAPVVMLTAFSQQSLVEKAADAGAMAYVVKPFAPEKLLPALEVAISRFDQINALKDEVTDMKARFEARKRVDRAKGLLMESMGMTESEAFRWIQKTSMDRRLTMQEVADVVINNVANQNDR
- a CDS encoding NUDIX domain-containing protein, which encodes MTTQIYRRFDPWRTSPVQEKARKQIMDSHYFSVDRVTFESSDNQTFDRSIVSEKHGDTIAVLAITDDGRIPLVEQYRLPTHRWTLELPAGHPLNDKEAPIDVATRRLREEAGYKAASFNQFARFINTPSFSTQHTTLFYAEGLTPVQPASLAPETPHQNVRLFTVDEAYDMVIAGTILDAKTTIAILRAKIGLSDLH
- the pyk gene encoding pyruvate kinase is translated as MRKAKIVDTIGPASESLENITKLVKAGMDVARLNRSHGTPEDHLKVYNNVRQASKETGRNVAALVDLQGPKIRCGWFKKNEQGEDKVVLKEGQEFIITTDDVEGDEHMTSTTFKGLPGDCHPGDPILIDDGKVRLEVTKVEGNQVHTKVVVAGPVSSHKGINLPGVAVSLPALTPKDEEDLRWGIRTGSDIIAMSFVRFATDIDRAHEIMDEEGRRIPIVAKIEKPQAVENLEEIVKAFDGIMVARGDMAVEMPFEQVPLVTKRCIELARQYAKPVIVATEVLGSMVHSPIPSRAEASDCANAVLDGADATMTSNETAVGEYPDTTVSTMARISDYATTHGFDRIPAMHNLDMSNSGAVSSAAVDLADKINAKAIVAFTQTGNTVHRISRERPAAPIYALTTNEHTYHWLALSWGTEAFLCGQDYHDFNRADLMNFVDSTLKKQGKVSDGDCLVVLSCAQGEHEPGNTDCIYVHTVGSNE
- a CDS encoding TerC family protein; amino-acid sequence: MSETPLPFMVVSLVVLAVFFVVDLLVIGRRPHVPSTGECVRHIGFFVVMALIFGALIWKVAGSKPAIEFYSGWLTEYSLSIDNLFVFVIIMSNFAVPLQLQRYVLSVGITIALLLRGVFILAGTALITRFTWVFFIFGFFLLYTAWNMVSSRGKQEEYHENGLIKALRRVIPITSHYDGERLRTTFEGKRYFTPMLVVFLAIGTTDVMFAFDSIPAIFGLTKDPFIVFTSNVFALLGLQQLYFLLGSLLDKLEYLPLGLAVVLAFIGVKLILEALHGNTLPFINGGRPLTAVPDIPTWASLLVIVLAVGIAALASVLKSRRQSLETASQGKNQ